The genomic window gaatctgagagacagagtttgcagtgagccgagactgcaccactgcacttcagctggggcaacagagtgacactctgtctcaaataaatacatacatacatacatacatacatatatctgtTAGAGAAACAGATATATTTCAATTTACCTAACATGGCAGTATTTGTTCTAAGTATGATTTCATCCAAATACATTATTACAGAAAGCAAACTTGCTAGTCTAATTTTATAGTGATCTGACAATAGTCATCTGATAACTAATGATGGGCACTTCCTGTTTACTGTCTAGTTTAGAAATATCCTCGAGAAACAGAAATCTCTTGAAATCTTTTTCTAAGAGACAGCTTCTCCTTTGTCATTTGACCTGAAAGAAGAGCTCACTGATACTGGCAGGACTGACATACATGAATTCTGCTTGCTTTCGTTAATTGACAACTGGGTGACACTAACATTTCCTTGATATTCCTTACCCAAGCAGCTGGGGCTCTTCACATTTAACTAACTTTCCTCAACAGGAGATATATCCCACTGACATACCAAATTCAAATTAAATTGTTTATACTTCCAAGAGAAACAAATGTCAAGACAGTTTCTATACTATGTAAAGAAAGATGTGGTTTATTTAACTTTGAAGACTTTCTCCCTTTTAGAGGAAACGTATAAACTAGTATTTTGAACCTGTTCAAAGGAACGGCAATTGTATTGACTAACATGAACTAACATCAAGGTTTCATCAAACATATTTGCCCATATAAAATTATCTAATTCTGGCAAGTAGTTTTAACTTCCTCTATCAGTTAGCATTGAGTTTGGctacatataaaataaacttatgacattttttaataaaaaaccaAGGTAGAAGTTTATCTTTCTTCTCATGTAAAAGAAGTCCAGAAGTAGAAAGTCTACATTTGGAAAGACAGTTTCACAGTTGCGAGCGATCCAAGCTCCTCTTATCTGCTTTGCCAGTGTTAAGCGAATGACCTCCATTCTCAAAACCTCATGGTCTAAAATAGGTTGCTGGAGTTAAGTCTATCCCATCCAAATTCCGGGGAGTAGGAAAGAAGGAGATATAAAACACAAAAGTGTCCACTGCCAAGCTAAGTTGACTTCCTTTAAGCCGGCTTCCCAGAATTCCATGCAACACTTACACTTACATATCTTTGGCTAGAACTTAATCCCATGGTTCTACCTAACTGCACAGAATGCTGGGGAATGggctaggtgctgtggctcatgcctgtaatcccagcactttgggaggccaagttgggcggactacttgaggttaggagtttgagaccagcctggccagcatagtgaaacctggtccctgcataaaaatacaaaaattagccgggcatgggggcccGTACCTATAATCgcagctccttggaaggctgaggcaggtgaattgctcgaacccagggggtggaggttgcagtaagccaagattctgccactgcattccaccatgcgcgacagagcgagactccgtctcaaaaagaaaagaaaaaaaaaaaaaaagaattctggggAATGGATTTGCTTATCTGGGCACATTACACTCCAGAATACAATCAGGAGTCTATTCCtacaaagaagagaagagataTTGGGTGAAAATTCATAGTCTGTGTCATATCTATTATGTTATACTTTGTGATTTTGTGAGAAATGtcatgcagccatgaaaaataatgaatgagaaCTCTGCCAATTGACTTTGGGGAGATGTGTGTAGGGATTTCTACAGGATTGTTAGGTGAGAAAAGCAAATGTATAGAATTGTAAAATATGATTCAATTTTGCATAACAGAGTATCTctacataaatattaaattgtatatatatgtatatgatatatcaATATGTGAATATGGAAACATTGCAGAGAGATACATAATAGATCATCAAGGTGTTATctgggaaggggagaagaaatTACTATCTTCGTGTTGTTCCACTTGTTTTAAGAGGCAtatgttatttttgtaatttgaaatacataaagttttttgttattttattttattttaaagattgtttAAAAAGGTGACAGCCTCCATATCTGACCTTCATAACACCTTCTGACATATATGAAATTTCGCAGTAAGGCATTCCATGACAGCGCCTGTCCTAGAGGATCTTAACGAAGAACCTCATAGGACCTCAATACAAAGTGCTTTACCTAAgttgtcttaaaatatttatttagctaaattatttatttagacagtATGTTAGATAATGTcaggaagaaatttttttttttgagctaatgaatgttaacaaatgtttataaatatttaggtATGAATATAAGGCAGAATACTACAATAGATATGTTAGCTAAATTGTCTAACATTtatgaaattaaacaaaattttactaACATTGATGAAATTCAACAAAGTAACCTTTATGAATTATGTTTAATGTTTACCTCTTTAATTCCATTTAGGCCATGAATCTTTCATGAGAAAGTCCTATTTGGGAATTAGTcacacatttcaaaaataaattattctcatGTCAACTTGGCTTCATCAAaatttcatgaagaaaaaaacttcaaaatcatGTACAACAGCATAATATTGTAAAACTATATTTGATCCAgacataataaaatgaagaacataaaaaataaagaaaaataaattaatcgcCTGCTTACTCCAGCTGAATGTGGATTTCTATTTGGCATGGAAAATGGCCAGTGGACTGACCTGAGAAAAAAGCTAAAAGCCAGCAATGCTGTTATGAATTATTGTTCCTTCAGTATAAAGTCAAAAATTTTTCAacgaatattaaatattttaataatgacataattttcaaaataaaatttcagatttaaatttatattcaaataGTTTATTCAATAATGGCAGTATTTGTCTTCCGCCTTGGTTGTGGCTAAATATTGATTTTCCATTACAGATCATTTGGCATCTAAACAAAAGTATATTAAGTGGAccaattaataaaaatatcttattgaCTAAACGATGCTTTATTACAAAAAAGGTCCTTCAGGAACACTAATGAGCATAATAATGACTTGGGGAGATGGTAAtaaatgtcacttcctctctGAACAGTACCCCTCTCCCTCAATACTTATTCTGAATCAGAAATGGGCATTTTAAACAAGCACACGAAGCTTTTTCTGCATATCTCAGGACCATGTTTTGAGAAACACTGCCATAATacaaaactctatttttttttttttctcatttcgtctttttttaatttagtagagacaggggctccctatgttgcccaggctggtttcaaactcctgggctcaagtgatcctcctgccacgggctcccaaagttctggtattacaggcataagccaccacgccccgccgaAAACTTTGTTTTAAACTTGATAATCACCATTATAGACCATCTTCATGTTTTCATAATAAAGATAGGGTGCAAACTGGCACTGTCATATACATGGAGCTTGGGGGGGAAAATGTGCTGTAGTTtggtaaattaaaaaacaacaacaaaaaactaagatAAGACTAAAATCCCTAGTGCTGCACCacatttttcttagtacagaaaAGTGGCCAAGGAGCTGGTAGATAAATCCGAgactatttaagaaaaaatgttttaactgtTTTGCAAGACTCAGGTGGTATCTCGTTTCTCTGTCTGTGGTAGGCGCATAGTTGGAGTAGAGAGTTGGCATACAGGGATAAAAAGAGGATTCAAATTGAAAAGTACTGAGCAATTACACTCAAAGACCATGAATCCAACCCTGCAAAAGTTTTCATGGCTTCCAattcctaaatttattttaagtttaaatgaAAGCAACCATCTAAGTGATGTGCTGGGACTCAGGGCAGGGCTAACATTATAGATCTTAGTTCCAATTTCATAAACCTATATATTGAAATAAAACCCCAAATGCAAACAATGCATTCAATCACGTTGTAAATCATTTTCTGTGCTGGTTCTTTCGATCTTTAGCCAAAACTAGATCTGGGACAGATTCCAGGCCAGGACAAAAATGCAAAATTCCATACTCCCCATTCTTTGATTATTTTGCCTTGAAGTAGAGACTCGACAGTTAGCCATGGGAGAACTTGAAATTTTCTGATTCATTCTCCTCATTAATCAAATTGACCAAGTAATTTTTAAACCTTTAGTCAGCTTTGTGCCTTCCTGTTACTGGCCCAGTATGTAGTCTTCCTATGTCAGAGACTCTAGCCATAAAAAGAGTCCTTGAAACTCATCTAGACCTATAACCAGTTTGACAGTGAGGAAGTTGAACCCAGCTTTCTTGGGGAGTTGCCCAAGATCAAACGGCTTGGGTTTGTGGCAGAACCAGGACTCAAGGTTAGGAATTCTGACTCTAGGCAAACGAAGCTCTTGAGAGTTCTTTCAAAACACTCCGTGCGAATGATTTAGGATAGTCCTAAGGCAGGAGGAAATACAAAATGGTGGCACCCCTTGCCCTGACAAATGGTTCCTGAGTGACATTAGTTTCTATGGTGGTGTAGCAAGAACATTTGGACTTCAGGCACGAAAAATGTGTTCCAAACACTAACAAACTACGTGCTCTTCGTGAACGAGCTTAATTTCTTTATGGGAAAGCAGCCAGTACAAACCTCCCCACTCATAGCTATCCAATATATCATTTCCTTCTTTCACTTGGGAATTATAAACATTCAAGGGAATAATGTAAGGTAAATCACTTAGGACAGTGTCTGGAACATATTAAGGTTCAATATTATCACTGACTACTACGATACTGTCAGTCTTTCAGAGAAGCTCTTGATACGTGTCTCTGAATCGTAGGTAACACACTAAATGTATTCTGTAATTTTCTTCTACCGCGGCCCCAGACTGCGCATGTGCGCCCCCATGCGGAATCGCTCAACCCAGCGATTTTCCCGCGTACGCATAAGTTCCGCCCTAGGACCGCCCCTTTAAGCGCGGGCACCGCGGTGGAAGCGCGCGCTAGTCTGGACATGACGTAAGCCAGTGGGCAGGCCCGGAAGACAGGGGCGTTTGCTTCCGGCGCCAAAGGCACTTCATTTCCGGGCGAAACTAGCATAGAGGTTACTGGGTTGTCCGTGAGGGCGTTTGCTGATGCTTCCTGGTCCGGTGGCCTCGGTCCCGGTAAGCCAGGCATGAAGATCACAAGGCAGAAACATGCCAAGAAGTATCTTGGCTTCTTCCGCAACAATTTCGGAGTCCGCGAGCCGTACCAGATCCTGCTGGACGGCACCTTCTGTCAGGCGGCGCTGCGGGGCCGCATCCAGCTGCGGGAGCAGCTGCCCCGCTACCTCATGGGGGAGACACAGCTGTGCACCACAAGGTGGGCCCGGGGGGCCGGGGAGGAGGCAAAGGGGATCCGTCGGGTGTTGTAGAGACGAGGCCATTGCCCACAGACCTTCACTGAGAGCTCAGGAGGGGCAAAACGCCCCGCCCACGTGGAGTTGACAGTTAAGTGGAGAGGTGAAGGTGGTCCGGCGAATACCTATAATAGAGGCAGATTGGACAGTGCCCTGTGAATATCACGTGTCGTTAGCCTGGTGAATGAGAGCACATTATAGCAGAAAGATCTGACTTCGAATGTTAATCCCAGTCCTACCAGCTCTGTGATTAtatagcctctctgagcctcggattcctcatttgtaaaatagagatcGTAACTGCTTGTAAGATCGCTGTAAGCTCAAAGGAGTATAGCGTACTAGAGCGTTTTTCGGTATCCAAAGTGTACCCCTCTTCAAATGGTTGCCGTCATTTGCATAACATTTCTTAGTTTAAACCAAAACTCTTCAAGCCTCACAGTGAACCTATGAGTTACCATCTTTGATGTCCAAGGCAAAAAGTCAGTACTTGAGATTAAGGAATCTGCACAAGgacatttgtttattcaactgGTTTTATTAAGTACCCCCTATATGCCACACACTGCTCCCTCATGGTCAGTAAAGTGCATAGGTCAGTCTGCAGTGGATGTGTTTTCACTCTAGGTCTGATGTTTCCCCACTTCATTGAAATGTGGGATGGAAGCTTGTGGGGATgaagagtggggaggagagaatTGTGACAAATTTCAGATAACATTTGAGCCCATTCACTTGTTCAATTCTGAGGGGAAGAACTATTTTGAATGACAGAAGAGAATGACACTTCTTCTTGTGGAGACCTCTTCACACAGAATGGAGTTGTGAAATGCCTGGGAAAGAGGTTGCAGCACAGAATATATTTGAGAATGAAACTAGGAGGAAGGCAAATTGAGGCTAGACCATGAAGAACTATTAAGAAATTTAGTAGTTTTTTCATTgtagaatatttactttttaaaaagcaaaaaaagaaaattaaaatgagtcaTAATGCCACTACTCACGAATAATCACTGTTAACATGTGCAGTGTCATCCAGCCAGTTATTTATACACACTCACACAAGCACAAGAATGGACTTTtaagccaggcaaggtggctcacacttgtaatcccagctacacaggaggctgagacaggagggttgcctgagtctaggagtttgaggtaagcctgagcaacatagggaaacccccatctctaacTACAACCATAACAACGTATGGGCTTTTTCTGTGTATACAGTGTTAATAGTCTCCTTTTCTCACATACCACTACTTAATGAACAGCTTTCTGTATTTGTTCAGAATTTCTCAAGCAGTGTCTCAGCTGGGTTACAGATACCCCCAAAGTTTTGATCCTCTTAGTCTTTAGGGCTAACAAATCCTTCAGTAGTCTTTGCCCCTCAATTGATTGCTTTTGTCTACAAGCAATTTGTCCATATACTCCTGTGTGCCAtagaaatattaacattttaaatacagtGCTATGATATTAAAAAGGTTGAGAAGTGCCACATAAAATTATGTTCTACAGCAATTTTtctaacaaatttattttaactcTGGAATTTTTCAGACAACTCAAAAGtagaataatataatgaaatcTCTCTCCAGCTTTTGCAGTTACTAACATGGCCAATCTTGTTGAATCCCTCACCTCTCCTTACTGATGGGTTACTTTGGAGTGTATTATTCTATCAGTTCTTTGGCATGTAtcttgaaaagagaaagaagccttttaaaaatcaggattcaaactaaatacatatattacatttgATTTATATGTcgcttatgtttttttttaaaaattatttttgagatggagtctcactttattgcccaggctggagtgcagtggtgcagtcatggctaactgcagcctccgcctcccgagttcaagcgattctcctgcatcagcctcccaagtagctgagattacagatgtgtgacaccatgccctactaatttttgtattttttagcagagacagaattgcaccatgttggccaggcaggtcttgaactcctgaccgcaggtgatccacccatctcggccccTCAAAGCGaagggattacagacctgagccatcACGCCAGGCAGTTTTTAAGTATATTAACAGTTTTCTCTCCCTTTACATGTTgcaatttatgtttttaagaaatcAGGTCGTTCGTTTTTCAGTGGAATATATTCCTTAGCCACTAGTAGTTAGGTCTCTACAGAGGTAGAAGGTTTGAAGATATGTAGAGTTAACTGATGAAGTAGAACAGGAGAATGTCATCAGGCCtgggttttattttagaaaaggtaACTGCAGTGATGTGAAGGGTAAATAGGAGAAACAGGAGAGCAAAGGCATGAATTGCGGTTGTTCAATCAAGAAGTAAGGGGAACCTAAACCTGGGAGAGGAAAGGCAGGAACTCaagggttctccaaagaaacgTTACGTTACTGAGATAGATAGGTCGAGCAACTGATGGCGTAGGAGTATGGGTGAAGAAGGGCAGGAAGGTCAaatgtgatttctgatttctGTCTAGGGTGtctggaaaaataataatttcaaagagATAGCAAGTCTTGGAGGATAAATTTGGATGCAGGAAAGTGGTTTGATCTTAGACATGGTGAATTTGAAGAGTTGATGGCGGGATGCCCACAGGCTGGCAGTACTCAAAATAGAGGTCAAGCCTAATGACTAAAGCAGCAAAATCTTAAAACAGAAAGATGATAAAGGAGATGAGGCGAGAAAGAATCTGGCAAAGGCTGGCTAGGGTCAAGGAACTCTTATGactaaatgtttttttaaaaacaacttgatGACGTGAGAAGTTTTACTGTtctgaattgaaaatattttgaaagtgtaCCAATTTGTACTTGAAGCAGAAGCTTATTACGCTATGGTTGGGACAAGGGAGCTGTTGTCAAACTACGAGTCTCAGTACCACTTACTAGTTACTTGAACTTTGGCATGTGACTTGAAATCTCAGAATGAGGTGCtctaaaataaggataatttcaAGGTAAGCAACCTAACTTCGTAGGGTTATTTTGAGATTAAGCAAGAATTATGTGAAGAGCAATTTGCATGCTGCATGGAGcataataagtgctcagtaaattttAACTGTTGTTCTTCCTACTTGGTAAATGCATTTTTCAAGTCATCTTTTAAAGTAAATGGTTACCAGGTGACAAATTTAGATTGTAACAgcatagttttattttaacaaaaaaattgacTATTGTTTTTTACACTTTATGTAAACAACTGAAATGTATCtgctgtaatttttcttttcaggtgTGTATTAAAAGAGTTAGAAACGTTGGGAAATGACTTATATGGGGCAAAATTGATTGCACAAAAATGCCAAGTTCGAAATTGTCCTCATTTCAAGAATGCAGTGAGCGGATCAGAATGTCTGCTTTCTATGGTTGAAGAGGGAAATCCTCATCATTATTTTGTGGCAACACAGGTGATACTACTTTTAAAACCACAGGCAATTTTAACCATTTCTATTTATACTTCATATGCAGctatttataatcagaaaaaagttAGAGTGATTAGACGTTTAAAAATACAGGCTTCTAAGTTAATTTGCAGTCAGTAAAAGCAATTGTCATTTGATAATTTGAGGAAAACTTTAAGCATGTGATATTCTTTTTAGTAGTGGAaggttgattttttgtttttaaatgattcctttgttttgctttttttgtttgcttgtttcttgaGACtttgagggtctcactatgttagctaggctggtctcgaacccctgggctaaagtgatccttcctccacctcagctcctgagtacctgggattacaggtgtttgccatcATGCTGGACACTGgcagaagtttcttttttttttttttttttttgagacggagtctcgctctgccgcccaggctggagtgcagtggccggatctcagctcactgcaagctccgcctcccgggttcacgccattctcctgcctcagcctcccgagtagctgggactacaggcgctgccacctcgcccggctagtttttttgtatttttaaagtagagacggggtttcaccgtgtcagccaggatggtctcgatctcctgacctcgtgatccgcccgtctcggcctcccaaagtgctgggattacaggcttgagccaccgcgcccggccagaagtttctttttttaagacgaGAAATTGTTGACATGAGATGTGATGATTTGTTgtaggattcttgaagggaagaTAAGTAGAGCAAAGTTCCTATATTCTGTTAATGTTTGTTCATATTCCTGGATTTCATACTGTTTCTCAAAGTCATGGTTCATACTGCTTAAGACTGTACCAACACTatgaaatatttcaggcttttaaagaaaaacattcccATCTTAttgaaggcaggagaagagaGACTTTCGTGGGTGATATTAAGTTCACATACATACAGATTTGATTATCAGAATTATAAAATTacacagaggcagagctgaaTTTAGAATCTGAGTAGCTAATTACTacacactttcttttcctttaaccTCTTCAAGCATTCTTGACCCTTTCCAAAGAATATCTTAGAGTGGAAACAGGAGAAACCCACCTAACACATTTACCTTTGCATTAGTTTGTAATTTGTGGCTCTAGAGTATCAGTAAATCCAATTCACACAGCTGCTACTAACACTGTGCtcagattttatgtttttcttcatttatcatAAAATATACCCCCATTACTCAAATGAATAAGTGAAGCTtactcatttggaaaaaaaaaaaatctgtgatctcttttatttttaatacagttcTTGAAAACCTATTTAAGGTACCTTAATTGACATTTGAACTaaataattctgttttcttttaaataggaTCAGAATTTGTCTATGAAAGTAAAGAAGGAGCCTGGAGTTCCTCTCATGTTTATTATTCAGAACACTATGGTTTTGGACAAGCCTTCTCCCAAAACAATTGCCTTTGTAAAAGCGGTGGAGTCAGGTCAGCTTGTCTCAGTGCATGAGAAAGAAAGTATCAAACATCTCAAAGAGGAACAGGGTTTAGTAAAAAACCCTgaacagagaagaagaaaaaagcgCAAGAAAATAAGTGGTCCCAATCCTCTTAGctgtttgaagaaaaagaaaaaggcaccGGACACACAGTCATCTgcttctgaaaagaaaagaaaaagaaaaagaattcggAACAGATCTAACTCAAAAGTACTTTCTGAGAAGCAGAATGCAGAAGGAGAATGAAGCCTTTAGATACTTTTAAGGACATTCAAGTGTGCAAATGAATTTTTTACAACTAGAAGTATTTGTATAAGAAGGCCaaacttgtttttgtaaatgaacCCATATGTTTTAgctaaaattaattataaaataaaaacagtgaccAGTCTAGGCagcacggcaaaaccctgtctctactaaaatacaaaaattagctgggcatgatggtgcacagttgtaattccagctacccaggaggctgaggcatgagaatcgcttgaacctgggaggcagaggttgcagtgagccgagtttgcaccattacactccaacctgggcaacagagtgagaacctgtctcaaaaaaaataaaaataaaaacagtgaatGGGTTTAGGTATGATGGTATTCACTTTACTTACTAAATGGTTTTGGGGGGTTGTTTTTCCAGGTAAAATTGTCGCCTCTCTGGTCCCATTCCCACCTTCAAACATGTgcaaacagttttaaaaaatcatatagttAGTTCTAAAAGGCTTATGACAAAAAAGAGGCAGTCCGTCTTTCACAGTGACAGAAGAAACTTCCTCTTTCAATTCTAGTAGTTGAAGAATTTATATTTCCAAATTATATGATCATACTGCTACTTTTTGATACATCTATTATTTATTGACTTCCTActagaaagaatgaaattttgCCCATTTATACTGCACCATTTTTTCTAGTACATGAGTATTTTACTCTTTCTACATCAGAAACTcagtattttcattattatgactagggtttttttgtttgtttgagttccACTTGTCCAATAAGGATGATGATTTTCTTTTAGATGTAAATGTTAACTTCAATAGCaagaattcagaaataatattttctttaagattgACTGTGAATATTATTGGAAAGTGTCTAAATGAGTCTGAGGATCAATGAAGGTCAATTCGGTTAGGAATTGAATAATCAAACCTGTCTCTCTCAATTCCCCCAGCAATTGTTTTAGTCATTTATCAggccaaaattaaaaagtttttgtacTACAAGATGGAAGTATAAAATTATTGGACAAGACAGTTCCTGACTGGCAACTTCTGGAGTTGCCctagagcagtgattctcagTCTAACATTAGGTTATCATGATGAGGTATGAGTAAGTTCTTAATGGTTAAGTGTGAGAAAATTCACATTTATTCCCATAGAAATGTCATTCTCAGTTGAATTCAGAGATACTTCTTCGTTGGAAATTGGAATTAGAGCTTTACACCAAAGAGTAAGACGTAGACTATTCAATCTGGCAAGCCAAGGTAGTGTTTGGATTGCAGTGTCAtgattctgtttt from Macaca mulatta isolate MMU2019108-1 chromosome 8, T2T-MMU8v2.0, whole genome shotgun sequence includes these protein-coding regions:
- the UTP23 gene encoding rRNA-processing protein UTP23 homolog, which encodes MKITRQKHAKKYLGFFRNNFGVREPYQILLDGTFCQAALRGRIQLREQLPRYLMGETQLCTTRCVLKELETLGNDLYGAKLIAQKCQVRNCPHFKNAVSGSECLLSMVEEGNPHHYFVATQDQNLSMKVKKEPGVPLMFIIQNTMVLDKPSPKTIAFVKAVESGQLVSVHEKESIKHLKEEQGLVKNPEQRRRKKRKKISGPNPLSCLKKKKKAPDTQSSASEKKRKRKRIRNRSNSKVLSEKQNAEGE